In the Neospora caninum Liverpool complete genome, chromosome Ia genome, one interval contains:
- a CDS encoding 50s ribosomal protein L27, chloroplastic,related — protein sequence MVWTVLRRLTFEGGSQSSFGSRRPVHGLCGAGQPPPGPHCLLFHPQVPGQNDSPAGTMDGTQRRPGGRATFLWATKKGGGSTKNGRDSQPKFLGVKKFGGEFVLPGHILVRQRGTRYKAGDGVRLCRDDSLTAVRSGFVDFLPVYKFEYHFKKRRWLKRHRRRVHAGFLVSVLDSMEESRSHQKRQELVLLRTLSSSWIGGQAFSPSVPSSEQALVHNEGQEPGIGALPVHELMQEEGQQRRDVAGSPQACVTDAVETDEQRQPAFNPRLLPGAAHI from the exons ATGGTGTGGACGGTGCTCAGACGTCTGA cgTTCGAGGGCGGTTCGCAGTCCTCCTTTGGCTCGCGGAGACCGGTCCACGGGCTTTGCGGCGCTGGACAGCCGCCCCCTGGACCccactgtctcctgtttcATCCACAAGTACCCGGACAAAACGACTCGCCGGCCGGCACGATGGACGGGACTCAGCGTCGTCCAGGAGGGCGAGCCACGTTTCTGTGGGCCACCAAGAAAGGAGGCGGCAGCACGAAGAATGGACGCGACAGTCAACCGAAATTCCTCG GCGTAAAGAAATTCGGCGGAGAATTCGTCCTGCCAGGACACATCCTCGTGCGGCAGCGTGGGACTAGATACAAAGCAGGCGACG GCGTGCGTTTATGCCGAGACGATTCCCTGACGGCCGTCCGGAGCGGGTTTGTCGATTTCCTGCCAGTGTACAAGTTTGAGTATCACTTCAAAAAACGGCGCTGGCTTAAaagacaccggagacgcgTCCACGCCGGTTTCTTGGTTTCGGTCCTCGACAGCATGGAAGAATCGCGTAGCCACCAAAAACGACAGGAGTTGGTCCTTCTGCGcactttgtcttcttcctggatTGGCGGTCAGGCATTCAGTCCGTCTGTTCCTTCGTCAGAGCAGGCGCTGGTCCACAACGAGGGCCAGGAACCCGGGATCGGCGCACTGCCGGTCCACGAATTGATGCAGGAGGAAGGACAGCAACGACGCGACGTGGCGGGCTCCCCTCAGGCGTGCGTCACAGACGCGGTCGAAACCGACGAGCAGAGACAACCTGCGTTCAATCCACGGCTCCTGCCTGGAGCTGCACACATCTGA
- a CDS encoding putative dihydroorotase protein yields MAAHDSSTETATNGGGTENGPSDSCCDQAKAKALVMPLISDMHAHLRQGEMAEFVTPMIKPGGCRRVLVMPNTVPPITTCAQAAAYREKLVKLDPGVDYLMTLFLSPEVSVDDLRRNAKACRVVGVKSYPKGVTTNSDQGVESYEQYYALFEAIEELGLTLHLHGEVPGVAPLDAEEAFLPFFQQVHSKFPSLKIVLEHVSTAAAIQAVKRMPPNVGATITPHHLMLTVDDVMKEETIRMATEAGAHRGLCCAETVEKPHNFCKPLAKMKEDREALRQYLASIFAELGCISNLRKFADGNAAAFFGFEAASSFHLYVS; encoded by the exons ATGGCAGCACACGATTCttcgacggagacggcaacGAATGGGGGAGGAACAGAAAATGGGCCAAGCGACTCCTGCTGCGACCAGGCAAAGGCAAAAGCCCTGGTGATGCCCCTCATTAGtgacatgcatgcgcacctCAGACAAGGTGAAATGGCCGAATTCGTCACTCCAATGATCAAACCGGGAGGGTG CCGGCGGGTCCTGGTCATGCCCAACACCGTCCCTCCCATCACAACATGTGCCCAGGCCGCTGCATATAGAGAGAAACTCGTCAAGTTG GATCCCGGCGTCGACTACCTGATgacgctgtttctctctccggaaGTATCGGTCGACGACTTGCGGCGGAACGCCAAGGCGTGCCGTGTCGTTGGA GTCAAGAGCTACCCTAAAGGAGTGACGACAAACTCGGATCAGGGTGTCGAG AGCTACGAGCAGTACTACGCACTCTTTGAGGCCATCGAAGAGCTCGGTCTTACACTCCATTTGCACGGGGAGGTACCTGGAGTTGCGCCTCTGGATGCAGAAgaggcgtttctgccttttttccagCAG GTCCATTCAAAGTTTCCTTCTCTGAAAATCGTCCTCGAGCATGTGTCCACGGCTGCGGCGATCCAAGCAGTCAAGCGCATGCCTCCCAACGTGGGTGCAACCATAACGCCGCACCACCTAATG TTGACGGTTGATGACGTCATGAAGGAGGAGACGATCAGAATGGCAACGGAGGCTGGAGCTCACAGAGGACTCTGCTGTGCAGAGACAGTTGAGAAACCTCACAACTTCTGCAAACCATTGGCGAAGATGAAGGAAGACCGCGAGGCACTCCGACAG TATTTGGCTAGCATATTCGCGGAGCTTGGCTGCATCTCCAACCTTCGAAAGTTCGCAGATGGCAATGCTGCGGCTTTTTTCGGCTTCGAGGCGGCAA GTTCCTTCCATCTTTACGTTTCCTAA